The Natronosporangium hydrolyticum nucleotide sequence TGGACCTGCGTCTTCTCGTCGATCGACAGGACGACCGCTCCGGCCGGCGGGTCCAGATACAGCCCGACCACGTCGGCGACCTTCTCGGCGAACCGTGGATCCTTCGACAGCTTGAACGTGCCCTGCAGGTGCGGCTTGAGGTCATGCTCACGCCACAGCCGGGCCACGTAGTGCCAGGACACCGGCACACCCTCAGTCCGCCTGATGTAGCCGGCCATCTGACGACTCGACCAGTGCGACAGCCCGGTTTCGGCCGGTGGACTGGTCCGGCTCAGCGCCAGGATCCGGGCACGCACCCGGGCGGGCACCTGTTGCCTGGGCCCGCCCCGCTTTTGCTCCTCCAGACCCGCCAGCCCTTCGGCCTCGTACCGACCCACCCAGCGATCCACAGTAGGCAGCGACACGCCAGCCAACGCCGCCACGTCCTTGCGCCTTCTTCCCTCGGCCATCCACAACACGATCCGAGCCCGGGTCGCGACCGCTCCGGACACGTCCCGGCTGTTGATCACAGCCCGAAGCTCGGCGGTCTGTTCCTGCGTCAACTCCACCCCACCAGCATCGACCACCGACATCACAACCGAGTCAACGACACATCAAGATAACGCTAACAGGATCACGAGACACTAGTTCGTGCGGGCCGGGAGTGTAAGAACCGGCCTGGTCGTAGCTGCCTCGGTGAGTGGTAGCGGTGGCGAGCGCAACTCCGAGGCCCTCCTGAATCTTGGCCAGCGCAGTCTCCCACCGCTCCTGCTCAGCCGGGAGTTGCCGACCGTCCCGGGTCATGACCGACAGGTTTGCACGGATCTGCAGAAACTCAGCCGGGGTGAGAGTGCTGAGAAACGCTGCGAACGCTGGATCGTCCGCGTGATGCTCGAGCAGCTCCGCAAACTCCTCCACCTGCTCTATGGTGGGCACCTGGGTGGGGTCGGCAAGCGCCGCGGCCAGCTCCGCCGCGATCTCGGGTGCGACGATCGCGTCCCATCTGGCGGCGAAGAACCCCCACACCCCGGTCGCTGGAATCAGCCCCGCCTCGCGCGCCAGCTGCAGGTTCTCGGCGGTCGGGCCACGGCGCAGCATCGCGACCGCCTCATCTTCACCCTGGTCGATGTAGAGTTGATAATCCGAGCGCCACTCGAGCTGCAGCCGTTCCCGTTCCCGTTTCAATTCCATGGCGTGCGTGGCATTGTTGGGGTCGAACGGCACCCATGAGGGACCGGTCCGGACCATCCACGAGCCCGGTTCAGTCCCCGGCCACCGACCTTCCAGGTCGGCGACTCTCCTGTTGAACTCCTCGACCCTGCCTGCCCAGTAGCGGACCGCCAACGCCGCCCACATGAGCGCCTCGCTCGCTTCCTGGATTCGCCGTTTGAGTGGCAATGGCGCGGAGACCAGCTCGGCGGCGCCCATGCCCTCCCAATGGCGGTTGGCCGGGCCGAAGGCTCGATCGGTCATCTGCTCATGATCGGTCGCCTGTCCTGC carries:
- a CDS encoding IS630 family transposase yields the protein MELTQEQTAELRAVINSRDVSGAVATRARIVLWMAEGRRRKDVAALAGVSLPTVDRWVGRYEAEGLAGLEEQKRGGPRQQVPARVRARILALSRTSPPAETGLSHWSSRQMAGYIRRTEGVPVSWHYVARLWREHDLKPHLQGTFKLSKDPRFAEKVADVVGLYLDPPAGAVVLSIDEKTQVQALDRTQPMLPIDFGLTEKRTHDYVRHGTTNLFAALDVGTGQVTAGCYPRRTGEAFLAFLRKAVKPHAGKQIHVVLDNLSTHTTPEVKAWLERNPNVTLHFTPVGSSWINQIETWFGLITRQAIRRGTFTSVNALIARIRAYVEHWNTDAKPFVWTATAGQILAKVRWTETNVKQLVADNSK